From the genome of Kiritimatiellia bacterium, one region includes:
- a CDS encoding Gfo/Idh/MocA family oxidoreductase, translating to MKNKELKIGVIGAGGRGALAGHAHQPENGVRLTAACDPNPEALRKFKEKYGPDVFLTDDYKQLVARDELDAVFITSPDFLHEEQALAAMQTGKSIYVEKPMAITTEGCDRMLKTACKNKVKLYLGHNMRHMAFTNKMKELIDQGAIGEVKAGWCRHFVSYGGDAYFKDWHAERSKATSLLLQKGAHDIDILHWLCGGHSRLVSAMGGLTVYDQIKDRHPKSERGDASWHLDNWPPLKQKGLNPVIDVEDISMMLMELQNGVFASYQQCHYTPDGWRNYTIIGTEGRLENFGDVPGACVVRLWNKQNYYQPYGDEQFFIPRDPGGHGGADPRIVNEFLSYLRGKTRIKTSAVAARYSVAAGCAAAHSLRHGSIPVKITDVPEKIAGYFNRDLVRQPVPRRAR from the coding sequence ATGAAAAACAAGGAATTGAAAATCGGCGTGATCGGCGCCGGCGGAAGAGGCGCGCTGGCCGGACATGCCCACCAGCCTGAAAATGGCGTGCGCCTGACCGCCGCCTGCGACCCCAATCCCGAAGCGTTGCGCAAGTTCAAGGAAAAATACGGGCCCGATGTTTTCCTGACCGATGACTACAAACAACTGGTTGCCCGGGACGAGCTTGACGCCGTCTTCATCACCTCGCCCGATTTCCTGCACGAAGAACAGGCGCTGGCGGCCATGCAAACGGGCAAATCAATTTATGTTGAAAAACCGATGGCCATCACCACCGAGGGCTGCGACCGCATGCTGAAAACCGCCTGCAAAAACAAGGTCAAGCTTTATCTCGGCCACAACATGCGCCACATGGCGTTCACCAACAAAATGAAGGAATTGATTGACCAGGGCGCCATCGGCGAAGTCAAGGCCGGCTGGTGCCGCCATTTCGTCTCCTATGGCGGCGACGCCTATTTCAAGGATTGGCACGCCGAACGGTCCAAGGCCACCAGTCTGCTCCTTCAGAAAGGCGCGCACGACATTGACATTTTGCACTGGCTCTGCGGCGGACACAGCCGGTTGGTGAGCGCCATGGGCGGTTTGACCGTGTATGATCAAATCAAGGACCGCCATCCAAAATCGGAACGCGGCGACGCCAGCTGGCATCTTGACAACTGGCCGCCGCTCAAGCAGAAAGGCTTGAACCCGGTGATTGACGTTGAAGATATTTCCATGATGCTGATGGAACTCCAAAACGGCGTCTTTGCCTCCTACCAGCAATGCCATTACACGCCCGACGGCTGGCGCAATTACACCATCATCGGCACGGAAGGCCGCCTTGAAAACTTCGGCGACGTGCCCGGGGCATGCGTGGTCCGGCTCTGGAACAAGCAGAACTATTATCAGCCGTACGGAGACGAGCAATTCTTCATTCCCCGCGACCCCGGCGGCCACGGCGGGGCGGACCCGCGGATCGTGAATGAGTTTTTAAGCTATCTCCGCGGAAAAACCAGAATAAAAACCTCAGCCGTCGCGGCGCGTTACAGCGTGGCGGCGGGCTGCGCGGCGGCCCACTCCCTGCGGCACGGATCAATCCCGGTTAAGATCACGGACGTGCCGGAAAAGATTGCCGGCTACTTCAACCGCGACCTGGTCCGGCAGCCAGTTCCGCGGCGTGCGCGCTGA